A genomic stretch from Dissulfurispira thermophila includes:
- a CDS encoding biotin--[acetyl-CoA-carboxylase] ligase → MNNNEEIIKLLKKKEDFISGAEIANTLKITRTAVWKRINFLRNTGYIIDASTRKGYKLLKSPDLSIEEIKSAILGQSNIIGKDIIFFDTIESTNTYAMKLADTGCPEGTVIIADAQTGGKGRLGRKWLSPHGKNLYMSVVLKPAIPPKDASLLTLMSAVACASAIKQVSSLHVSIKWPNDIMTCNKKLGGILTEIKADMDRIFHAVIGIGININLDINDIPDEIRTTATSIKIEQDIAAFSRSIVTAEIIKELDRWYSIFLQNRRKAIIKEWLKLSSTIGRVVKVTVGANTFTGIAETIDEEGMLILRLSDNTTKKISAGDVTILR, encoded by the coding sequence ATGAACAATAATGAGGAAATAATAAAACTTCTAAAGAAAAAAGAAGATTTTATCTCAGGTGCAGAGATAGCAAATACTCTAAAGATTACACGAACTGCTGTATGGAAGAGAATTAACTTTCTAAGAAACACAGGCTACATAATAGATGCATCGACTCGGAAGGGATATAAATTACTAAAATCTCCAGACCTATCCATTGAAGAAATAAAAAGTGCAATTTTGGGGCAATCTAATATAATCGGGAAAGACATAATATTCTTTGATACTATTGAGTCAACTAACACATATGCTATGAAGCTTGCAGATACGGGTTGCCCTGAAGGAACTGTCATTATAGCTGATGCACAAACAGGTGGTAAGGGAAGACTCGGCAGAAAGTGGTTATCACCACACGGGAAAAATCTTTATATGAGCGTTGTCTTGAAGCCTGCTATACCACCAAAGGATGCATCATTACTCACTCTCATGTCCGCTGTTGCCTGCGCGTCTGCAATAAAACAGGTTTCATCACTACATGTCTCCATAAAATGGCCAAACGATATCATGACATGCAACAAAAAACTGGGTGGTATATTAACAGAAATAAAGGCTGATATGGACAGGATATTTCATGCGGTCATAGGGATTGGAATAAATATAAATCTCGATATTAACGACATCCCTGATGAAATCAGGACAACTGCCACATCTATCAAAATAGAACAGGACATTGCTGCGTTTTCAAGATCTATTGTTACTGCTGAAATAATAAAGGAACTGGATAGATGGTACAGCATATTCCTTCAAAACAGGAGAAAAGCTATAATTAAAGAGTGGTTAAAGCTGTCATCAACCATAGGCCGTGTAGTAAAAGTGACTGTTGGAGCAAATACCTTCACTGGGATTGCAGAAACTATAGATGAAGAAGGTATGCTAATATTAAGGCTTTCTGACAACACAACAAAAAAAATAAGTGCAGGAGATGTGACAATACTAAGATGA